The Gammaproteobacteria bacterium DNA window GCCACGGTGCGGCGCGGCCAGGGGCCGACGGCGGCATGGTTGAGGTGGACGATCTCCAGGGGAAACTCGGGGTGGTCGCTAGTGCCGGTCATCTTGGACGGTTTGTCGGGTGGGGAAGGGTGGGCGGGTCGCAGGGAATGGGCGTTGCCCGATGTCCCCCCGAGGGACGCGATCGGCGATCCAGCTCACGGGGCTTTGCGGTCCCTGATCGCATCATCGTAGAGGTCCGCGTATTCTCGGGCGCGGCGATCCCAGGAGCAATCGATCGACATACCGCGTTCCTGCAGACCCCGCCAGGCGCTCGCGTCCCGTTCCAGCGCGAGCGCGCGCTTGACGGCCTCCACCAGCGCCGCGGAGGTGATGTCGGTGAAGGTGATGCCATTGGCGGTTCCGGCGGAAAGATTGTCCTCAGTGGCGTCGATCACGGTGTCCGCCAGGCCACCGGTGGCCCTGACGACGGGGACGGTTCCATAGCGCAGGCTGTACATCTGGTTCAGTCCGCAGGGTTCGAAGCGCGACGGCATGAGAAACATGTCGGCGCCTGCCTCGATCAGGTGGGCCAGGCCCTCGTCGTAGCCGACGTGAACCGCGATCCTGTCGGGGAACCGCGCCGCCCATTCGAGCAGCGCCGTTTCGAACGATCTATCGCCGCTGCCGAGCACCACGATCTGCAACGGGAGGCCGGTGAGGTTCGACATCGCGTCGAGGGTCAGGTCCACGCCTTTCTGTTCGACCAGGCGGCCGACCATCCCTACGACAGGCAGTTGCGGGCGGTCCGGAAGCTGCATACGGTTGCGCAATGCGGTCCGGTTGGCGTGTTTGTTTTCGAGGCTGTCCACATCGTAGTTCACCGTCAGGTGAGGATCGGTGGCGGGGTCCCAGGCGGTCTCGTCGATTCCGTTCAGGATGCCCGACAGTTTCGCCGCACGGTGGCGGAGCAGTCCGTCGAGCCCGGCGCCGTGGGCCGCGGTCTGGATCTCCCGGGCGTAGGTCGGACTGACCGTCGTGATCCTGTCGGCAAAGAACAGCCCGCCCTTTATGAAGGAGAGGTTGCCGTGAAACTCCAGCCCGTCCACTGACCAAAGGCACGGTGGTAGCCCAAGGGCACGCAAGGTCGGCGCCGGAAACAGCCCCTGGTAGGCCAGGTTGTGAATGGTAAAGACGGTTGCGGGGCGAGCCGGCTCGCCCGCCAGTAGCGCCGGAGCCAGGGCGGTCTGCCAGTCGTTGCAATGAATCAGATCGGGGGTCCAGCTCAGACCGGCGCGATCGAGCGCAACGGCGACTGCAGCCCTCGCGAACAGTGCGAACCGCTGTGCGTTGTCCTGCCAGGGGGAACCGTCCGGGGCGAGATAGGGGTTGCCCTCACGGAGGAAATATTCCGGCGCGTCAAGCAACAGCAAGGTGATATCGGCACCGGGCAGCCGGCCCCTGAGCAGGGTGCCGCTGCCGCCCGTCAGGGCGAGACCGGATACGGTTTCCAGTCCCTCGACCTGCTCCGCGACACCCTGATACGCCGGCAGCAGCAGGGCGACGTCGTGTCCCCGCGCGCCCAGGGCCGGCGGCAGGCTGCCCGCGACATCGCCGAGTCCGCCGGTCTTGATCAGGGGATAGGACTCGCTGGCGACGTAGAGCAGCTTCATTAGTTGCGGATCCATCTCGCCGGTCGTGCGACCGCTACTCTGGAATCAGCACGATCCCCGC harbors:
- the glgA gene encoding glycogen synthase GlgA, whose product is MKLLYVASESYPLIKTGGLGDVAGSLPPALGARGHDVALLLPAYQGVAEQVEGLETVSGLALTGGSGTLLRGRLPGADITLLLLDAPEYFLREGNPYLAPDGSPWQDNAQRFALFARAAVAVALDRAGLSWTPDLIHCNDWQTALAPALLAGEPARPATVFTIHNLAYQGLFPAPTLRALGLPPCLWSVDGLEFHGNLSFIKGGLFFADRITTVSPTYAREIQTAAHGAGLDGLLRHRAAKLSGILNGIDETAWDPATDPHLTVNYDVDSLENKHANRTALRNRMQLPDRPQLPVVGMVGRLVEQKGVDLTLDAMSNLTGLPLQIVVLGSGDRSFETALLEWAARFPDRIAVHVGYDEGLAHLIEAGADMFLMPSRFEPCGLNQMYSLRYGTVPVVRATGGLADTVIDATEDNLSAGTANGITFTDITSAALVEAVKRALALERDASAWRGLQERGMSIDCSWDRRAREYADLYDDAIRDRKAP